In Anaerolineales bacterium, the following proteins share a genomic window:
- a CDS encoding alpha-ketoacid dehydrogenase subunit beta encodes MAIITMRQAISDALWEEMERDPKVFILGEEVGVWGGTYAVTKGFLDHFGEKRVRDTPIAESAIVGAGIGAAMVGLRPVSEIMTINFAFVAMDYIVNEAPKMHTMFGGQMKVPLVIRTAGGGGRQLGATHSQTPDAIFAHFPGLKVVSPGTPEDAKGLLKAAIRDDDPVLFIEHAAMYQVRGEVPEGDYTTPIGVSKVQREGDAVTIVTYCKGLQLSMAAADQLSQEGIEVEIVDLRSLRPLDMGPALASFKKTNRAVIVEEGWPSYGVGAEVATRLYEAAFDYADAPVKRVAQKEVPLPYNAALEQFALPQVADVVAAVKEVL; translated from the coding sequence ATGGCAATCATCACTATGCGCCAGGCCATCTCCGATGCCCTATGGGAAGAGATGGAGCGTGACCCCAAGGTATTTATCCTGGGTGAAGAAGTGGGTGTGTGGGGCGGCACCTATGCCGTCACGAAAGGGTTCCTCGATCACTTTGGCGAGAAGCGCGTGCGCGATACCCCTATCGCCGAATCCGCCATCGTTGGCGCCGGCATTGGTGCTGCGATGGTGGGCCTGCGCCCCGTCTCCGAGATCATGACGATCAACTTCGCCTTCGTGGCGATGGATTACATTGTCAACGAGGCACCCAAGATGCACACCATGTTTGGTGGGCAGATGAAGGTGCCCCTGGTGATCCGCACCGCGGGTGGCGGTGGCCGCCAACTTGGCGCCACGCACTCACAAACGCCCGATGCGATCTTTGCTCACTTCCCCGGCCTCAAGGTCGTCTCGCCCGGCACGCCGGAAGACGCCAAGGGCCTGCTCAAAGCCGCCATCCGCGATGATGACCCGGTGCTGTTCATCGAGCACGCCGCCATGTACCAGGTGCGCGGCGAAGTGCCCGAAGGTGATTACACCACGCCCATCGGCGTCTCCAAAGTGCAACGCGAAGGTGACGCCGTCACCATCGTGACCTACTGCAAGGGTTTGCAGCTTTCGATGGCCGCCGCCGACCAACTCTCGCAAGAAGGCATTGAAGTTGAGATTGTGGATCTGCGCTCCTTGCGTCCCTTGGACATGGGGCCGGCGTTGGCTTCATTCAAAAAGACCAACCGTGCCGTCATTGTGGAAGAAGGCTGGCCCAGCTACGGTGTAGGCGCTGAAGTAGCCACCCGCCTGTACGAGGCCGCTTTCGATTACGCTGATGCACCCGTCAAGCGTGTAGCACAGAAGGAAGTGCCGCTGCCGTATAACGCCGCTCTGGAGCAGTTTGCGCTGCCGCAAGTGGCGGATGTGGTGGCTGCGGTGAAAGAGGTGCTGTAA
- the pdhA gene encoding pyruvate dehydrogenase (acetyl-transferring) E1 component subunit alpha, translated as MALKKKDHLELYHQMVLIRRVEERSAELYQAGKIGGFLHLYIGQEAVSTGIVSVRQPQDRIITAYRDHGLALNVGIPAKAVIAELLGKETGVSKGRGGSMHMADVEKNYWGGHAIVGAHLPIAAGMALGDQYEGNDGVTICMFGDGATNIGFFHEGVNLSKVWNLPVLWLCENNQYGMGTAVDRASAVEQIHMKAEGYGIPHSRLEDGMDIMKVREAVGAALDHIRSGKGPYFLEIMTYRFEGHSMGDPQRYREKDEVTKWEESDPIGIYNRYLVKEKIATQADLDKIDQAVETEVTEAVEFAEASPDPGFDTLFDYMYASKE; from the coding sequence ATGGCATTAAAAAAGAAGGACCACCTGGAGTTGTATCACCAGATGGTACTCATCCGCCGAGTCGAAGAGCGTTCGGCGGAGTTGTACCAGGCTGGCAAGATCGGCGGCTTTTTGCACCTGTATATCGGGCAAGAAGCGGTGAGCACCGGCATTGTCTCGGTGCGCCAGCCGCAAGACCGTATCATCACGGCTTATCGTGACCATGGCTTGGCGCTGAATGTTGGCATCCCGGCCAAGGCCGTGATCGCCGAGCTGCTGGGCAAGGAGACCGGCGTGTCCAAAGGCCGCGGCGGCTCGATGCACATGGCCGATGTGGAGAAAAATTACTGGGGCGGGCACGCCATCGTCGGCGCCCACCTGCCCATCGCCGCCGGTATGGCCCTCGGGGATCAATACGAGGGCAACGACGGCGTCACCATCTGCATGTTCGGCGACGGGGCTACCAACATCGGCTTCTTCCACGAAGGTGTCAACCTCTCCAAGGTGTGGAACCTGCCGGTGCTCTGGCTGTGCGAGAACAACCAGTACGGCATGGGCACCGCGGTAGACCGCGCCTCGGCGGTGGAGCAGATCCACATGAAGGCCGAAGGCTACGGCATCCCGCACTCTCGCCTGGAAGACGGCATGGACATCATGAAAGTGCGTGAAGCGGTGGGCGCCGCGCTCGATCACATCCGCAGCGGCAAAGGCCCGTATTTCCTCGAGATCATGACCTATCGCTTCGAAGGCCACTCGATGGGTGACCCGCAGCGCTACCGTGAAAAAGACGAAGTCACCAAATGGGAAGAATCAGATCCCATTGGCATCTATAACCGCTATCTGGTGAAAGAAAAGATCGCCACTCAGGCCGATCTGGACAAGATCGATCAGGCGGTCGAAACCGAAGTGACCGAAGCGGTCGAATTCGCAGAGGCCAGCCCAGACCCGGGCTTCGACACCCTCTTCGATTACATGTACGCGAGTAAGGAGTAG
- a CDS encoding thioesterase family protein → MDFSKLPLMFEGTVQQEHLDFLGHMNVMWYTHFFDRATWNWYNSFGFGHEYHTQSGNGSFALESHTRYLAELRAGEGFKVYSRALQRNPKLFLMMHFMVRDRDGQLAAITELLGIHINMATRRSSPLPKEIAALWDAQIAIGNKAGWDAPVSGAIKIG, encoded by the coding sequence ATGGACTTTAGCAAACTCCCCCTCATGTTTGAAGGCACGGTGCAGCAAGAACACTTGGATTTTTTGGGCCACATGAACGTGATGTGGTACACGCACTTTTTTGACCGGGCCACCTGGAATTGGTACAACAGCTTTGGCTTTGGGCACGAGTACCACACGCAGAGCGGCAACGGCAGCTTTGCGCTGGAGTCACATACGCGCTATTTGGCCGAGCTGCGGGCGGGCGAGGGCTTCAAGGTGTACTCGCGGGCTTTACAACGCAACCCCAAGCTATTCTTGATGATGCACTTCATGGTGCGCGACCGTGACGGGCAACTGGCGGCCATCACTGAATTGCTGGGCATCCACATCAATATGGCCACCCGGCGCAGCTCGCCGCTGCCGAAGGAGATCGCCGCGCTGTGGGATGCGCAGATCGCCATCGGCAACAAAGCCGGCTGGGATGCACCGGTGAGCGGCGCGATCAAGATCGGGTAG
- a CDS encoding nucleotidyltransferase family protein gives MSREFELLKGILSKEHQMLNQAYGVSRLAVFGSFARGEETPTSDIDILVEFERPIGLFRFVQLEAQLADLLNRRVDLVTEKALKPALKPEILQDAVYV, from the coding sequence ATGAGTCGAGAGTTCGAACTACTGAAGGGCATTCTCTCCAAAGAGCACCAAATGCTTAACCAGGCATATGGGGTATCCAGACTGGCTGTGTTTGGATCCTTTGCCCGCGGGGAAGAGACCCCCACCAGCGATATCGACATCCTTGTTGAGTTTGAGCGCCCCATCGGCTTGTTCCGTTTTGTCCAACTGGAGGCTCAGCTAGCTGATTTACTTAATCGCCGCGTGGATTTGGTGACTGAGAAGGCTCTGAAACCAGCGTTAAAACCTGAGATCCTTCAAGACGCCGTATATGTCTAG
- a CDS encoding DUF86 domain-containing protein: MYLDDILEAITKIQGYTEGMNMQSFSASSLVIDAVIRNIEVIGEAAKNLPEEIKEHHPEVPWSQIIGTRNKVVHQYFGVDLDIIWHTLQEELPIFYGQVKQIRSKFTG; this comes from the coding sequence GTGTATCTAGACGATATTCTAGAAGCCATCACCAAGATTCAAGGTTATACCGAAGGAATGAATATGCAATCCTTCAGTGCAAGCAGCCTAGTTATTGACGCAGTCATTCGCAACATTGAAGTTATTGGTGAGGCTGCCAAGAATCTGCCTGAAGAAATTAAGGAGCACCATCCAGAAGTACCCTGGTCACAAATCATTGGCACACGCAACAAAGTAGTGCATCAGTATTTTGGGGTCGATTTAGACATTATCTGGCACACCCTCCAGGAAGAGCTGCCGATCTTCTATGGCCAAGTAAAACAAATTCGTTCAAAGTTCACTGGATAG
- a CDS encoding VOC family protein, translating to MPVTELRVALTTEDYERVVAFYRDGLGLDPAALWTNDEGGRGLMFHAGRAALEVFDPSYAASVDDIEVGRRVSGQIRFCFEVSDIHTAVARAVKYGAVLEHEPMLTPWNDLNARLRSPDGLQVTLFQPLQADQKG from the coding sequence ATGCCAGTTACCGAATTGCGTGTTGCGCTAACCACCGAGGACTACGAGCGCGTCGTGGCCTTCTACCGTGATGGCTTGGGGCTAGACCCGGCGGCGCTGTGGACCAATGACGAAGGCGGACGCGGTCTGATGTTCCACGCCGGGCGCGCCGCGCTGGAGGTGTTTGACCCCAGTTATGCCGCTAGCGTGGACGACATCGAAGTTGGCCGCCGGGTCAGCGGGCAGATCCGTTTCTGCTTTGAAGTAAGCGATATTCACACCGCCGTGGCCCGCGCCGTGAAGTATGGCGCGGTGCTGGAGCACGAACCAATGCTGACGCCCTGGAATGACTTGAACGCTCGCCTACGTTCACCTGATGGGCTGCAAGTTACTTTGTTTCAACCATTACAGGCTGATCAAAAAGGCTAG
- a CDS encoding DNA double-strand break repair nuclease NurA: MPVNYLDLRQQARAEALKAKDGLRQVEDRRASASALLHGRAEDLQTIRQQVEAAAQADSRLRCAIPVDEALTHAAALPALPTNYTLIAADGSQINPNAHAPVHYFLVNLGAIRLHGGSSDAPEVYTRSELHVAEYTRSGSYSEEQVSLERDKGERKLLAELARTDSATPIITLTDGPLELWGAKVIDTADNRAFEEHLTEYLAALEQLHQRGAATAGYVDKPRADLLVRMLEVMQLPSGAGTVELRERQLRGVTDALLLRDILQPGERSALFAIQSQSAKRYFGHLALHFFYLNVGKPGAPWLARVEVPGWVAYDKVLLNALHAVLVKQNSVLGDYTYPYVLHRAHEIALVKFEEHEQVAQLLINELRAMGVEPGELSQKQAAKNLPGRRRFTL; the protein is encoded by the coding sequence ATGCCAGTTAACTATCTCGACCTTCGCCAACAAGCCCGAGCCGAAGCGCTGAAGGCTAAAGATGGCCTGCGCCAAGTGGAAGATCGCCGCGCGAGTGCCAGCGCGTTGCTGCACGGGCGTGCAGAGGATCTGCAAACCATCCGCCAGCAAGTGGAAGCGGCAGCCCAGGCAGACTCGCGCCTGCGTTGTGCAATACCCGTAGATGAGGCGCTGACCCATGCCGCCGCGCTACCTGCATTGCCAACCAACTACACCCTGATTGCTGCCGATGGCTCGCAAATTAACCCCAACGCCCACGCACCAGTGCACTATTTTTTGGTGAACCTCGGAGCCATTCGGCTGCACGGTGGCAGCAGCGACGCGCCCGAGGTGTATACGCGCAGCGAGTTGCACGTGGCGGAGTACACGCGCAGCGGCAGCTACTCTGAGGAGCAGGTAAGCCTGGAGCGCGACAAGGGCGAGCGCAAGTTGCTGGCTGAGCTGGCCCGCACAGATAGCGCTACGCCCATCATCACGCTCACAGATGGCCCGCTGGAATTATGGGGCGCCAAAGTCATCGACACTGCAGACAACCGCGCGTTTGAAGAGCACCTAACCGAGTACCTGGCCGCGCTAGAGCAGTTACACCAGCGCGGCGCGGCGACTGCCGGCTATGTGGACAAACCGCGTGCCGACCTGCTGGTGCGTATGTTGGAAGTGATGCAGCTTCCCTCAGGCGCGGGTACGGTGGAGCTGCGCGAACGCCAGTTGCGCGGTGTGACCGACGCACTGTTGCTGCGCGATATCCTGCAGCCGGGCGAGCGTTCTGCTTTGTTTGCCATCCAGAGCCAATCGGCCAAACGCTACTTCGGCCATTTGGCGCTGCACTTCTTCTACCTTAATGTTGGCAAGCCCGGCGCGCCGTGGCTGGCGCGCGTAGAAGTGCCTGGCTGGGTGGCATACGATAAAGTACTGCTGAATGCATTACACGCCGTATTGGTAAAGCAAAACAGCGTTCTGGGTGACTATACCTATCCTTATGTGCTGCACCGCGCCCACGAAATTGCATTGGTGAAATTTGAAGAGCACGAGCAAGTGGCCCAACTGCTGATCAATGAGCTGCGCGCCATGGGGGTTGAACCGGGCGAGCTTTCACAAAAACAAGCGGCTAAGAACTTACCCGGCCGCAGGAGGTTTACGCTATGA
- a CDS encoding ATP-binding protein, which yields MSEDTQGRKRVGFVVGGSLKDNLQVRLQVPAHEVREGAFVVIESGDWLFHGLVTDLQLGATDPRFADEPGGGRLPQELASLLHGQTLYTNLQVLPALMMQRGPEPGTPEYIKHQKAVEDGLAEDSSVEPVKTVPAHHASAMLASQGDIAEIFGKAGSKDGFVIGTTREQGHPVRIDLRKLVQRSSGIFGATGTGKSFLTLVVLAGLIKHDQVSLLIFDMHNEYAYDVHDKNKGTSVAGLQQKFGKSKVQIVGLGSGSNAIYRGNAPDINLEIAKDDIQIEDIELLWSELNLRDTAPNTLNALATSFGEKWFSRFMALGPGKKEEGLEDGDYPEDSIEGWAERHNIHPKAVSALHSRLKNKINDLKYVTEGSSNKAIDQIVDVLKNGKHVILSFGKHDRDLDYLLVSNLLTRKIRAQWEAMMTKSYNEKTPEPRPLVIVVEEAHKLLNKELASQTTFSTIARELRKYNVTLLVIDQRPSQIYDEVMSQLGTRISGWLGDDDDIRAVLSGLAGRETLKGMLSRLQSGEDVLLLGPWGVPMPLPVRSRRFNNDFWQEELGNKASSKNEKKLRDELGF from the coding sequence ATGAGTGAAGATACACAGGGACGCAAGCGTGTTGGCTTTGTGGTCGGCGGCAGCCTGAAGGACAATTTGCAGGTACGCCTGCAAGTGCCCGCCCACGAAGTGCGCGAGGGCGCGTTCGTAGTCATTGAAAGCGGCGATTGGCTGTTTCACGGGCTTGTAACTGACCTACAGCTTGGCGCTACTGACCCGCGCTTTGCAGATGAGCCCGGCGGGGGGCGACTCCCGCAGGAATTAGCGAGCCTATTGCACGGCCAAACGCTCTACACAAATTTGCAGGTGCTACCCGCCCTGATGATGCAACGCGGCCCGGAGCCTGGCACCCCTGAATATATCAAGCATCAGAAAGCTGTAGAGGATGGACTGGCCGAAGATTCCTCAGTGGAACCGGTTAAGACAGTCCCGGCGCACCATGCCTCCGCCATGCTGGCCAGCCAGGGCGATATCGCCGAAATCTTTGGCAAAGCCGGCAGCAAAGATGGCTTCGTGATTGGCACGACCCGCGAGCAGGGCCACCCGGTGCGCATTGATCTGCGCAAGCTGGTGCAACGCTCCTCGGGCATTTTTGGCGCCACGGGAACGGGCAAATCGTTCCTGACCCTCGTGGTGCTGGCGGGGCTCATCAAGCATGACCAGGTATCCCTGCTCATCTTTGACATGCACAACGAGTACGCCTATGACGTGCACGACAAGAACAAGGGCACCAGCGTAGCGGGTTTGCAGCAAAAGTTTGGCAAATCCAAAGTGCAGATTGTGGGCCTGGGCTCAGGCAGCAATGCAATCTATCGTGGCAATGCGCCCGACATCAATTTGGAGATTGCCAAAGACGACATCCAAATTGAGGATATTGAGTTGCTATGGAGCGAGCTTAACCTGCGCGACACTGCACCCAACACGCTGAACGCGCTAGCAACCAGCTTTGGTGAAAAATGGTTCTCACGCTTTATGGCGCTGGGGCCGGGCAAGAAGGAAGAAGGACTGGAGGATGGCGACTACCCGGAAGACAGCATTGAAGGCTGGGCTGAGCGGCACAACATCCACCCTAAAGCGGTGAGCGCACTGCACTCACGCCTCAAGAACAAGATCAACGACCTGAAGTATGTGACCGAGGGTAGCTCAAACAAGGCTATAGACCAGATCGTGGACGTGCTCAAAAACGGCAAGCATGTCATCCTCTCTTTTGGCAAGCACGACCGAGATTTGGATTATCTATTGGTCAGCAATTTGCTCACCCGCAAAATTCGCGCCCAGTGGGAAGCCATGATGACCAAGAGTTACAACGAGAAAACGCCGGAACCGCGCCCCCTGGTGATTGTGGTGGAAGAGGCACATAAGTTACTCAACAAGGAGTTGGCTTCGCAGACTACCTTCTCAACGATTGCACGCGAGTTGCGCAAGTACAACGTCACGCTGCTGGTGATTGACCAGCGTCCCAGCCAAATCTATGATGAAGTCATGTCGCAGTTGGGCACGCGCATTTCGGGCTGGCTAGGCGATGATGATGACATCCGCGCCGTACTTTCTGGCCTGGCCGGGCGTGAAACGCTGAAGGGTATGCTGTCACGCCTGCAATCTGGCGAGGATGTGCTGCTGCTGGGGCCGTGGGGCGTGCCCATGCCGCTGCCGGTACGCAGCCGGCGCTTCAACAATGATTTCTGGCAAGAGGAGCTAGGCAACAAGGCGAGCAGCAAGAATGAAAAGAAGCTCAGAGATGAATTAGGTTTCTAA
- a CDS encoding diguanylate cyclase: MVRHYLDLLQSNWRWIAMYVLGACILSVLISISATPIYRATTSFVIYPNENLTSSRDVVSSLDTLEKRSVITTYSEIVASERVYQNTQLNMPSAGQDFASYQRSVVVPQESNIFYLNIDGPSPAFAAALANNVGTQGIATIKGIYQVFDISVLDEARAPQAPIRPRPLLSLLLFALGGLGLGILQVIVIYQASRPLEAIRDRLNRDPESGAYKRAHFSNLIERRMADRPDAPLSLAIIELESLKTFANSLPNAVLTDFLTNTVEILKKQLRGNDAVGRWNESAFAILLPDTPPQPAARTLLRIRQGLLQPMEEHSGLYKVSLKPSIGLTAWENEETLSELCSNAEYALEKANQAPERIFVYPVNLGEPKP, encoded by the coding sequence ATGGTGCGTCATTATCTTGATCTGCTGCAAAGCAATTGGCGTTGGATCGCCATGTATGTGCTGGGAGCCTGTATTCTCTCCGTGCTGATCTCGATCAGTGCCACGCCGATCTATCGCGCCACTACGTCCTTTGTCATCTATCCCAACGAAAACCTCACCAGCAGCCGCGATGTGGTTTCCAGCCTGGATACGCTGGAGAAACGCTCGGTGATCACTACCTACTCTGAGATCGTAGCCAGCGAGCGCGTCTACCAAAACACACAACTGAACATGCCCTCTGCCGGGCAGGATTTTGCCAGCTACCAACGCAGTGTGGTGGTGCCGCAGGAATCCAACATCTTCTACCTGAACATTGATGGGCCAAGCCCAGCCTTTGCGGCTGCGTTGGCTAACAATGTCGGCACGCAAGGCATTGCCACGATCAAGGGCATCTATCAGGTCTTTGACATCTCGGTTCTGGACGAGGCCCGCGCCCCCCAAGCCCCTATTCGCCCGCGGCCGCTGCTCTCGCTGTTGCTGTTCGCCCTCGGCGGGCTGGGGCTGGGCATCCTGCAAGTCATCGTGATCTATCAGGCCAGCCGCCCGCTGGAAGCGATCCGCGATCGCCTAAATCGCGATCCCGAATCGGGCGCCTACAAGCGCGCCCACTTCAGCAACCTGATCGAGCGGCGCATGGCGGACCGGCCCGATGCCCCGCTGTCGCTGGCAATCATCGAACTGGAAAGCCTGAAAACGTTTGCCAATTCGCTACCCAACGCGGTGCTTACCGACTTCCTGACCAACACGGTAGAGATCCTCAAAAAGCAATTGCGCGGCAACGATGCCGTAGGGCGCTGGAATGAATCGGCTTTTGCCATCCTGCTGCCGGATACGCCGCCGCAGCCAGCCGCACGCACCCTGCTGCGCATCCGCCAGGGGCTATTGCAACCAATGGAGGAACATTCCGGCCTCTACAAGGTTTCGCTCAAACCCAGCATCGGCCTGACTGCCTGGGAGAATGAGGAGACGCTCAGCGAGCTATGCAGCAATGCGGAGTATGCGCTGGAGAAAGCCAACCAGGCGCCGGAACGCATTTTTGTCTACCCGGTAAACCTGGGAGAGCCCAAGCCATGA
- a CDS encoding cellulose biosynthesis cyclic di-GMP-binding regulatory protein BcsB — translation MKRLGQFFLLCATVGLLALAPAVPALQTGLQQRSIPLTALGMEPYAALQGPYGEVTLHFTTPANWQPELGSNLTLDLQSFFSSYIPAQGELPTQNLVAGHLSVLLDDTVLYRNVLSANGEQQLSLPLEPSRLAQGAQHSLRIYWDASASCALNLSSTALLQPSSSLNLSYSETAVTPDLGRLPYPYFSADALEQPGTLILIPSNPSEAQVAAGLRAAAGLGRFAPAQAITLRQESEVSAAELSEHHLIFVGPLEAFNQLDTLTLPHNQDANLRLPVSQRTELGFIEVSRSPWNLQRSLLVVSGGSDAAVNRAALALGGPLVLNRERTLALIGEEQFTATPRTDRLSSTLADLGHNDFTFTRFGRSELRVPFYVSPDRAISDAAFIDLRFAHSQLLDYLRSSVSLSINGQLLSTTRLVDQTAARHSEVTLLPPSVLKPGVNELVVSADVVPLDLCADPQQGEHWLTIYADSALQLPNAEEPATKHEASLGDFPLPFLQDGMQATTLLLPAQDSATWSSAAELLRGLAATYQVWPLQAQVQIGSSSSAFASLQNDHVILLGNFDDFLSDLEMQSVFGVERDGTRGTLLLSDGNRLSYSANVPLAAASLGRLPDSKTTSKLALLSNAPDSLNSLVRLVTQPAFSEQTNGVLLLAQQGSTLIKDSRALAPMVPSATSVSAEMATAPLAAASNQGLWLWPLLALLLVAFGLLVWTQLAHWLQVQRRGKPPQG, via the coding sequence ATGAAGCGGCTAGGCCAGTTCTTTCTGCTGTGCGCTACCGTAGGCCTGCTGGCTTTGGCGCCGGCTGTGCCAGCCTTGCAAACCGGCTTGCAGCAGCGCAGCATTCCGCTCACCGCGCTGGGCATGGAGCCCTACGCCGCCCTGCAAGGGCCCTATGGGGAGGTTACGCTACACTTCACCACCCCCGCCAACTGGCAACCCGAGTTGGGCAGCAACCTGACCCTGGATCTGCAAAGCTTTTTCTCCAGCTATATTCCTGCCCAGGGGGAGCTGCCAACGCAAAACCTGGTGGCCGGGCACCTTTCGGTGCTGCTTGATGATACGGTGCTGTATCGCAACGTGCTCAGCGCCAACGGCGAGCAGCAACTCAGCCTGCCGCTGGAGCCCAGCCGGCTGGCACAGGGCGCACAACATAGCTTGCGCATTTACTGGGATGCTTCTGCCTCGTGTGCGCTTAATCTTTCCAGCACCGCCTTGCTGCAGCCCAGCTCCAGCTTAAACCTAAGCTACAGCGAAACCGCCGTAACGCCCGATCTTGGCCGGCTGCCCTATCCCTACTTCAGCGCCGATGCGCTGGAGCAGCCCGGAACGCTGATCCTCATACCCAGCAATCCAAGCGAAGCGCAGGTAGCCGCCGGCCTGCGCGCTGCCGCAGGGCTGGGGCGCTTTGCCCCAGCCCAGGCGATCACGCTGCGCCAGGAGAGCGAAGTGAGCGCAGCTGAGTTAAGCGAACACCACCTGATCTTTGTTGGCCCGTTGGAAGCCTTCAATCAGTTGGATACCCTCACCCTGCCACACAATCAAGACGCCAATTTGCGCCTGCCAGTGAGCCAGCGAACCGAGTTGGGCTTCATCGAGGTAAGCCGCTCCCCGTGGAATCTGCAACGCAGCCTGCTGGTGGTCAGTGGCGGCAGCGACGCGGCGGTGAACCGCGCCGCTTTGGCGCTGGGCGGCCCGCTGGTACTCAATCGCGAGCGCACGCTGGCGCTCATCGGCGAAGAGCAGTTCACCGCTACCCCGCGCACGGACCGGTTAAGCAGCACGCTGGCGGATCTGGGGCACAATGATTTCACCTTCACCCGCTTTGGCCGCTCAGAGTTGCGTGTGCCTTTTTACGTGTCTCCTGATCGGGCGATCAGTGATGCCGCGTTTATTGATCTACGCTTTGCCCACTCCCAACTGCTGGATTATTTGCGCTCCAGTGTGAGTCTGTCGATCAACGGCCAGTTGCTCAGCACCACACGCCTGGTAGATCAGACCGCGGCACGCCACAGCGAGGTGACCTTGCTGCCGCCTTCTGTATTGAAACCCGGCGTCAACGAACTGGTGGTCTCCGCCGATGTGGTGCCGCTAGACCTATGCGCCGACCCGCAGCAGGGGGAGCACTGGCTGACGATCTACGCAGATTCGGCGCTACAGTTGCCCAATGCAGAAGAGCCGGCCACCAAGCATGAAGCCAGCCTGGGAGATTTTCCGCTGCCCTTCCTGCAGGATGGTATGCAAGCCACCACGTTGCTGCTGCCTGCGCAGGACAGCGCAACCTGGAGCAGCGCCGCAGAGCTCTTGCGCGGGCTAGCCGCTACATACCAGGTGTGGCCGTTGCAAGCACAGGTTCAGATCGGCAGCAGCAGTAGCGCCTTTGCCAGTCTGCAAAATGACCATGTGATCCTGCTGGGAAACTTTGATGATTTTCTATCTGACCTGGAAATGCAAAGCGTATTCGGGGTGGAACGCGACGGCACCCGCGGAACCCTGCTGCTGAGTGACGGCAATCGCCTGAGCTATAGCGCCAACGTGCCGCTGGCGGCGGCTTCGCTGGGCCGGCTGCCTGATTCCAAGACCACCAGCAAACTGGCCTTGCTCAGCAATGCACCCGACAGCCTGAACAGCTTAGTGAGATTGGTTACCCAACCCGCTTTTTCGGAACAAACCAATGGGGTACTTTTACTAGCGCAGCAAGGCAGTACGCTGATCAAAGATAGCCGCGCCTTGGCCCCAATGGTGCCTTCGGCCACATCGGTAAGTGCTGAAATGGCCACGGCTCCGTTGGCAGCCGCCAGCAACCAGGGGTTGTGGTTGTGGCCGCTATTGGCCTTGCTGCTCGTGGCGTTCGGGCTGCTGGTATGGACGCAGTTGGCGCATTGGCTGCAGGTGCAGCGGCGCGGCAAACCGCCGCAAGGCTAA